Below is a genomic region from Alphaproteobacteria bacterium.
GCAAGCCATTTCCATTGGTCCGGAAGATGATATGGAGCAGCGCCGTGCGGAGATTTTGGCAAGCGTCACGGCCAATGACCGTGGCAAAGGCGTTATTGTAATTACCGATATGTTTGGCGGTACACCCAGCAACCTTGCGCTGTCCATTATTGAGAAGGCGCATATCGAAGTGTTGGCAGGGGCGAATTTGCCGATGATGATTAAATTGGTCAGCGTGCGCGCAACCCATGCGCTTGATGAAGCAGTAGCCGAAGCGCAAGAAGCGGGCCGTAAATATATCACCGTTGCATCACAATTGCTCAACGCCAAAGCTTCCTGACTGGCCAGCGAATGTCCGAGCATCCCGAAATCTGCGAACAGGTCACAATTGTCAACCAAAAAGGGTTGCACGCCAGAGCCGCATCCAAATTCGTAAAATGCGTTTCTAATTTTGAAGCCGTGATGGAAGTCAGCCGCGGCGACATGAAGGTTGCCGCAACCAGTATCATGGGCCTTATGATGCTTGCCGCATCGAAGGGGACAACCTTGCGCATTTGTGCCTACGGCAAAGATGCGGAAGAAGCATTATCCGCCATTTGCCAACTCATTTCCGACAGGTTTGAAGAAGATGAGTGATGAACTGGTCTTGAAAGGCTTGGCGGTTTCAGCGGGGATTGCGATTGGCCCAGCCTTTATTCTGGATAGCGCACGCCTGCATGTTCCCGAATATGCGATTAAGGCCGATGGCGTTGCCGAAGAAACCCTGCGCTTTCAAGATTCTGTCACTAAATCCCTGCGCCAAATCAAACGCATCAAATCAAAAGCAGAAAATCTTCCCGCCGATGCTGCGGAAGAAATGAACATTCTGCTGGATGCACATATTGCGATGCTGTCGGGTTCGCGCCTGATACGCGGCGTTGAAAAACGCATTGCATCTGAAAAAATAAATGCCGATGCGGCGTTACAGCATGAAATTGCGCATCTTGCGCAAAGCTTCGCCTCGATGGATGATGCATATCTTGCCTCGCGCATGAAGGATATTCAGGAAGTGGGGCAACGACTGCTGCGCAACCTGCAAACCGAAAATGCCGATTTCACCATCAACAT
It encodes:
- a CDS encoding HPr family phosphocarrier protein — encoded protein: MSEHPEICEQVTIVNQKGLHARAASKFVKCVSNFEAVMEVSRGDMKVAATSIMGLMMLAASKGTTLRICAYGKDAEEALSAICQLISDRFEEDE
- a CDS encoding PTS sugar transporter subunit IIA; the protein is MIGMVLVTHGDLGKELLLATQHVCGEQKFAQAISIGPEDDMEQRRAEILASVTANDRGKGVIVITDMFGGTPSNLALSIIEKAHIEVLAGANLPMMIKLVSVRATHALDEAVAEAQEAGRKYITVASQLLNAKAS